CAGTTTTTTAAGTCAGTACGTAAAAACAAACTTTTATCTGAACAAAAGACTCACACCGTTCATTTAGGACATATTATAGAAAAGGAACGAATTATTGATGAAGTATTAGTTTCTGTTTTTAAAAATCCGAATTCATACACTGGAGAGAATGTAGTTGAAATTTCTTGTCATGGATCTGTATTCATTCAACAAGAAATTCTACAATTATTCTTGCGTAATGGCTGTAGAATGGCTGATAATGGTGAGTTTACTATGCGAGCTTTCTTAAATGGTAAAATGGATTTAAGCCAGGCTGAAGCGGTTGCAGATGTTATTGCATCAAATTCTGAAGCTTCTCACCAAATGGCAATTCAGCAAATGCGTGGTGGTATTACCAATGAATTGAAAGAATTACGTGGACAATTATTAGACTTTGCTGCATTAATTGAATTAGAATTAGATTTTTCAGGAGAAGATGTTGAGTTTGCAGATAGAACAAAATTCAATGCTTTAGTCAATACCATTTCCTCTGTATTGAAACGTTTAATTGATAGTTTCGCTTTTGGAAATGCCATGAAAAATGGAATTCCTGTAGCTATTATAGGTGAACCAAATGTTGGTAAATCTACTTTATTGAATGCCTTATTGAATGAAGAAAAGGCTATTGTTTCGGATATTGCAGGAACAACACGTGACGCTATTGAAGATGAATTAATTATAGATGGAGTTGCATTCCGTTTTATTGATACTGCTGGAATCAGAGAAACTGAAGATGTTGTAGAAAGCATTGGAATTCAAAAAGCCTATGAAAAAGCAGATAACGCACAGTTAGTTATTTTACTGGTTAATGCCGAAAAAGTAGTTACAAAATCTTCAGTCATACTTTCTGAAGTTGCAAAAGTAAAAGAACGATTTTCTAATAAAAGAGTTCTTGTAATTGCCAATAAAATAGACTCTCTTTCTGAAGAATCAATTACTCAACTAAAATATTTACTACCTGACGGTATGTTACTTTCTGCTAAACAAAAAGTTGGTGTTGATACTTTAAAAAATGAACTGACTTCATTAGTAAATAAAGGAGCTTTAAGTAATAATGAGACTATTGTAACGAATTCTCGACATTTTGAAGCTTTAACTAATGCATTAGAAAGTATTAATTCTGTTGCTAACGGAATTGAATTAGGAATTTCGTCTGATTTATTTGCTATTGATATTCGCGAATGTTTACGTCATTTAGGAAATATTACTGGAGAATATGATGTAGACAAAGATATATTAGGTCATATTTTCTCTAACTTCTGTATTGGGAAGTAAGTCCAAAATCGATCAACTTTTAGGTATAAAAAAACCCACTCAAAGATTGAGTGGGAAAATTGCTATGAAAAAGAATCTCCAAACGTCTTTGGAGAAGTTTTAAATATTGTTTACGCGTTATTAACCAATAACTTTTACGTTAACCGCGTTAATTCCTTTTCTACCTTCCTCAGTTTCGTACTCAACTTTATCACCTTCGTTGATATCGTCAATTAATCCTGAGATGTGAACAAAAATATCTTGTCCTGATTCTGATTTGATAAAACCAAATCCTTTAGATTCATTAAAAAATTTTACAGTACCTTCTTGCATGTTTACTCTATTATAATTTATATTTTAATTTTTACTTAACCTAACACCTCTCTGTCAATTATCAACACATTTTATAGAATTCTAACATCTATAAAAAAGTTTCAAAACACTTAAAAAAATAAAGTAATGTGGAATAAAGAAGGAAAGAGATTACTCAAAAAAACTTATTAAATACTACCCTAAATTGAAAAGGTGTTCTGCTAAGAACGGTGTAAATATACACCTAAATAATTATAAATTAATCATTTTTAAAAAATACTCTTTCTTTATATTGAGCTTTCTTAACTTCAGCTCTTCTTCTTACAGATTCCTTAGTGTATTCTTTTCTTTCACGTAATTCTCGCATAAGTTTTGTATCTCTATGCTTTCTTCTGTAACGCTTTAATGCTCTATCAATATTCTCTCCGTCCTTTACTTTTATTATTAACATACTTTATATTTATTAAATTCTATTATTATTTTCTAAACTCAAATATCTAATGCCATCGAATTCCAAAAAAAATGGATATAGCATATTCCTCAGGCTATTGACATAAAGCCTTTAGTAACCAATCAAATAGATATTCTTCGAACACTAATGATTGACTTTTATATAATCAGCAAAAAATTAAAACGCAATAAGGATAAGTTTGTCGAGATTGCTTCGGGGGAAAGAAAGCTAAACTAAATAGATCCGATTGTAATTTAATCTAAGATTTTATAATATGAACCAAAGGTATGGATAAAAAAAGAATTAATTACTTTTAAACGTGAATTAACTTAATATGAGTACTAATAATAAACAGTTTTTTAAGTTTATCTTACAATCTATACTATTTTGGGTAGTTGCATTATTCGCTTTTGCCATATTCAGATTTTATGGTATTGAACAAGAATCCTTACTTCCAACTGCTGAAAATACCACAAATCAAGAAATTCTAAATCCGTATCTAGTTTCATTGTTTTTAGGACTAGGTTTAGGACTGTTATATGGTATTGTAGATTATTTATATGAACGTTTTTTTCTAAAGAAAGTTGGATTAGGAGTTGGATTGCTCTTGAATACATTTCTTCATTTTATATCCACAATTTTTGTGTTTACGTTTGGATTAAACCTTATAGCTAAAATATTTTCTCTTTCCATAAATTTAGAAATTGGATGGTGGTTAACCTATAAACGCTTTTGGGCAGCAATACTTTATATAATTTTATCCTCTCTAGTATTTTCATTTTTAAAAATAGCTAAAGAACGTTTTGGAACTGGAGTTTTTGTCAAAATGCTTTTAGGTAGATACAAAATTCCACAAGAAGAGGAACGTATATTTATGTTTTTAGATTTAAAAGACTCAACTACAATTGCTGAAAAATTAGGACATAACTTATACAGTCAATTTATTCAAGACTGCTTTTACGATCTTAATGAAGTGGTTTTGTTTTATGATGCTGAAATTTATCAATATGTTGGAGATGAAGTTGTATTATCTTGGCCTTATCACAAAGGATTAGCCAATAATAATTGTATCGGTGTATTTTTTGCATTTGAACTTAAAAGAGAAACTAGGAAAGAATATTATCTAAAAAAATATGGAGTTTTCCCTATGTTTAAAGCAGGAATTCATGGCGGTTCACTTATGGCAGCAGAAGTTGGTTTTGTAAAAAAAGAGCTTGCTTATCATGGCGATGTAATTAATACTTCTGCTAGAATTCAAGCGGAATGTAACAAGCATAATGTTTCATTGCTCATTTCAGAAAACTTATTGAAAAATCTTAAAGGTAAATCAGTTTCTTCCTCAAATTTCTTGGGTAGTGTTTTATTAAAAGGAAAAGAAAAAGAGGTTAAAATTCATTCAATATTATATGATGTATAAAAAACTTTATAAAAATAGATTTGAAATATTCTTAATAACTCAATTGACAATTTTATTTGGATCATTGTTTTTTCCGTTTGATTTCTTCGAATATAAACTACTTCCAATTTTATATTTAATTAGCATTGGTGCAGGAATTTTAATGATTTCGAAGAACAAAAAATTAACTTGGTTCTTTATTATTCTCTTTGGAATAGCAGCAACGGTTTTTGGTTTTGACATGATTGCTCGTAAGCAAAATTCAGAAAATTTAATCATCCGATTATCCATTTATTTCATCTTTCATGTTTTTGTTACTTGGAACATAATCAAACAAGTTTGGAAAGCGAAACGAGTAACTAAAAATGTAATTATTGGACTGATGAGTGGCTACATTTCTCTTGGGTTTTTGGCTTTTTTCCTATTTATGAGTATTGAATTGACAAATACCGAAGCCTTTAGAGGATTTTTAATGGAAAACTCAAGTGATATTAATTTACGTTCTGATAGCTTGTTATATTATGCTTTCATTACATTATTAACTATTGGATATGGAGAAATTGTGCCGGCAATTCCTATTGCACAGAAAGCTGCTATTTTAGTTGGACTTGTGGGACAATTTTATATGGTAATTATAACGGCTGTTGTTATAGAAAAATATATTCGTCATTCTTCGGCTGACATAGAGAAATAAAGTCTGAAAATTCTTAATTCATACCACTACTCTTTTTGATATTTTTTTTGGAATTAAAGTTATTCTTTGATTTAATTGAAACTACATTTTTATTCCATATTTGTATATCTATTTTAAGCAATACGCTCAATTTATATGAATATTACAGCAAATTCTACTGATGTAAAAAACATCCTTCTAAAAAATAACTCCGGACTAGAACTATCTATTCTAAACTATGGAGCAACTATTCAAAGTTTAAAAGTTCCAAGTAAAAATGGCTCTAAAGTTAATGTTGTTGCTGGTCTTTATAAGCCTGAAGATTATACCAAAGATTTGTATAAGAAACATAATATATGTTTAGGTGCTTCTATCGGTAGATACGCTGGAAGAGTTTCAGGAGGAAAATTTACTATTCATGATAAGGTGTACTCTCTGCCTGTTAAAAATGGGCTTCATTTACATGGAGGAAATGAAGGTTTTGATAAAAAAATATGGAATATAGATACTATTTCTGACGATCAGAACTCTGTTACTTTATCCTATGAAAGTAAACACCTTGAAGAAGGATATCCAGGAAATTTGAAAGTTTCTGTTACGTATACATTAGTAGATTTCAATGTTGATATCACCTATAAAGCAACTACAGATAAATCAACGGTAATTAATTTAGCCAATCATGCGTATTTTAATTTAGATGGACAGGGAACTATTTTAAATCATGAGTTGCAAATTAACAATACTCATCATTTAGAGGTAGATTCTAATCTTTTTCCTACTGGAAAAGTATTACCATCTAAACAAACAAGATTTGACTATTCAAAAAGTTCAGTAATCAATCGAAAAGACTTTAAAGGTTTTGATGATACCTTTGTGTTAGGAGATGAAGAATTAGCTGCTATTTTAACATCAAAAGTAACTGGTATTGAAATGCGGGTAACAACAAATCAACCAGCTTTAGTGATTTACACAAAAGATAAATTTCCAACTATTCCACTTTCGGCAAATTATATGGACTATCCAGCGATTTGTTTTGAAGCACAGAATTTCCCTGACGCTCCTAATAACAAAAACTTCCCTTCTTGTTTACTAAATCCAGAAGAGACTTATGAGAATAAAACTCGATTTTCATTTTCTATAAATGAATAAGCATTTATTGCTCAAGAGATTTCAAATGTTTTTTCCATAGGGAAAATTTAATCCTTCCTGTTAGGAAAACATAAATACAAAATTATATATATGAAATCTCACAAACTACTTTATTTAGTGGTTCTTTTTGCCCTTACCTTTTTTAATTCTGAAGCTCAAACTCCAATTCAAGTTGCGGGAACACCAACCAAAACAGCAATACAAAATGGAAATTGGACTGATGTGAATACTTGGGGCGGAAGTTTACCTCAAAACGATGATCGAATTCTTATTCCTTCTAATATCACCGTAACTGTTGATGGAATGATTCCGCAAGAATTCAAATCAGTTCGAATAGCAATGCAAGGAACATTGCAATATGCTACCAATGTAAATACAGAATTAAGAACAGAATTCTTAGTTAGTGAAATGGGAGCAAATTTTAACATTGGAACACCTTCCAATCCAATTAACTCGAATGTAAACGCTTCTCTAGTTTTTGCTTGGAGAGGAGGAACTACAAAAGCTCAAGATAATAATCGATTTGTTCCTGGTGCTGTTTTAATGGGACCTGTACGAATGGAAGGTTCACCTAAAACGAGCTGGACAACTGTTGCGAATTATCCTTTAGCTGGCGATAATCAATTAACTTTAAAACAAACTCCAACAGGATGGAAAATTGGCGATAAATTAACCGTTGCTGGAACAGATGTAGACGACTATCAAAGTGATGAAGTTGTTACGATTACTGGAATTTCTGGTACTACTATAATGTTGAGTAATTCTTTAATCAAAAATCATCAACCTCCAACTGAACTCAATAATCTTGTAGATGTTCATGTTTCCAATAACACAAGAAACATTGTTATTTCTTCTGAAAACTCAAGTGTTACAGCTCTTTCTGGAGTAAATGGTTATGATAAACCAAGAGGACATATTATGTTCATGCATAATTCTAATGTTCAAATTAGAAATGTAGAAACTAATAATTTGGGAAGAACAGATAAAACTATTGAATTAGATGATTGGTCTGTACCCGAAGAAGGTCCAGAAGATCAACCTGATCCAAGATTCAGTACTACAGTTCCGTATCCTGCAGGAGCAGGTAGAAATCCACGAGGTAGATATTCGATTCACTTTCACAGATCTCTTGACCGAGATGCTAACAAAGCTTTAGTTGAAGGTTGTGTTGTGAATAATGATCCAGGATGGGCATTTGTAAATCACTCTTCTTATGTAGATTTTATAAATAATGTGAGTTACGGCGTTGTTGGATCAGCATATTGTACTGAAGCTGGAGACGAATTAGGTTCTTTTAAAAACAATATTGCCATTAGAACTTATAATCCGAATGAACCTTTGAATTTAGGTCGTCCAATGGATGGAGTTTTGGGAATTAACGGAGGAAGAACAGATGGTTTAACAGACGGAAGAGAACAAATTTCAGATTTCGCCCATCAAGGAGATGGATTTTGGTTGCACAGCACAGGAGTTACTCTAGAAGGAAATGTAGTTTCAGGATGTAGTGGCCATGCTTATATTTATTGGACTGAAGGATTGTGGGAAAGTCTACGCGGGCGACCACAAATGCAGAACAAAATTGATTTATATGTTCCTCCAACTGAATTCCCTAATTTAAATGCAGAACTTAAAACTCAAGTAGCACAACATCCCAATTGGATATTTGATGTTTGGTATGTGTTACCTAGACCTTTTAAAAACAATATAGGATACACAACTGCACAAGGATTTAGAGGTGATTATATTATGACTGAGTTTCATGAAAATGGTGAAACTACGAGTAGAGAATACAATATGATGCCCACTAATTATAGGAATACTATGAATTTGATTATTGAAAACTCACTTTTTTGGGGTATTCGAAGAACCGGAATGCAGTTTGAAAACTGCGCTCAGATCACTATAAAGAATAATAAGATTTATGGTTATGGAGCAAGCACAGGATTTGCTCCTTGGAATCCCAATCCCAATCCCTATCCTGGCAGACTTGAAATAGAACCTCACTCTATTGGAATTGACTTAGATCATTATCATAACACAAGAAATTGGACCATAGAAAACAATGTTATAAGCGGTTGGGATGGAGCATCTCAGGCATTAACATTACCTATGAATGCTACCGTTCGAGTAAATGGTGGAACATTTGATAATTCTGGAACTGATATTTTTATCAGAGAAGTAAACTGGAACAAGAATTGGATTGATCGAATTATTGATAATACGGAAACAACATCTACCCCTTCATCCTTTGTAAACCCTACACCTACTGACTTAACTACACCTTGGAGAACCATAAATATTGAAGGAAATATTGTGTTTAATAATTCAACTAAAAATATTGTTCTAGATGCTCAATTTCATCTATTGAATAATGCTGGTGATGCTTTTGCTTTATTGCATCCTGATGGTTCTGGTGTAAAAATGACAACTTATTTTTTACTTCCTGATGATATTCGATTGAATTTTGGTGATTTTAATAATACTAAGGTTTATTTTGACGAACAAGATCCTAATTTCGTTCCTGTACCAACATCAGATTTGTTAACTCCTTATTTATATCCTACAGAAGATTTATTTCCAGAGCGTGTAACACCTGGTCAGTATTTGAATAAAAGTAATGCCCAATTAAAAAGTGAATTTGGTTCGTCTTTTGGTGGAGAGTTTTTACCTACAAATGCAACAACACATCCTATGATTTCAGGAGGAAAAATAGTTAACTCTACTTTAAGTAATCCAGATATTCCTATTGAAGAAAATAAATGTATTATCTATCCTAATCCGGCTTCTTCATCTTTTTCAATCAAAAGCATAAATAGAGATTTGGATGTCCATATATATTCGTTACAAGGAAATTTGATAAAAACTACTTCGTCAACACAAAACGGTATCGACGTTTCGCAATTGTCAACTGGTATATATATCGTTCAAATACAAGATCAAAACTCTAATTTTGTTTGCACCAAGAAACTTATCAAGAAGTAAATAAGTTTTTTAAAATTGAAAAGCCAGTTTTACAACTGGCTTTTTTATTTCTATTCGAATACAACTTCAATTTCTTTTGTTAATGCGATACTTTGACAAGTTAATATATATCCTTCTTTTACCTCTTTTTCGGATAAAGCCATATTCTTTTTCATCGTCACTTTTCCTTTTTTAAGCTTACAAACACAACTCGAACATACTCCGCCTTCACAAGAATAAGGTGGATTGAACTTATTATTTAATAATGCTCGTAAAACTGTCTCTCCTTTTTCAATACTTATATTTATTTCTTGATTGTTCAATTTAGCCTTTAACGCTGCTTTTTCAATTCCTACTAAATTATTATTAGTGGAACTTTCACCGAAACTCTCGATAAATATTCTATTATCAGGAACGTCAATATTCTTTAATGCTTCCTTTGTGTTCTCAATCATTTTACCTGGCCCACAAATGAAATATTCTGTATTTTGAGCATAAGGAGGATACTCATTTATAAACCAATTAATCGCTTCAGAATCTACTCTTCCCTTTCTATATTCAAACTCTTTTTTAGAAGAAAACCAACTCGTTTTAGGTTTACTAAGACTATGAACTAAAATCAGTCTTGTTGGATATTCCTTCCTTAACTTCTCTAATTCACTTTTAAACAAAACCGTTTCTTGATTCGTATTTCCATAAATCATATGGATATAACTATTCGGTTCACCAATTAAAACAGATTTTAAAATTGAAAGTATTGGTGTTATTCCACTTCCAGCAGCGAATAAATAGTATGTTTTGTAATTATCCGCTTTTACGTCAGCAAAAAAACGTCCATTAGGAATCATAACTTCAACTTCATCTCCAACTTTCAGATTATCATTAATATAATTTGAAACCAACCCGTTTTTAACTCTTTTCACTCCAATTGTCGGAGCTTCCTCGAGGAAAGGAGAACTGCATAAAGAATAAGATCTTCTTACTTCCTCTTCTTCTATATTAAATTTTAAAGTCAAATATTGTCCTGGTTTATAATTGAATTCATCATAAAGCTCAACTGGAACATCAAAAGAAACAGCAACAGCTTCTGAGGTTTGTTCCTTTATCTCAGAAACTTTTAAACTATAAAAATTGCTCATATATTAAATTTTAGCACCATTAGCAATCATCCACTTTTTTACTTCTTCCTGAAAACGAACAATTGCATATTCTCCTTTCTGAGCTCTCGCTCCAACACTAAAATATGGTGAACTTAGAGATTTTTGTTGTTGTTCACAGGCATAAATATCTTCTGCCATAAAATCACCTGATGCCATAGGATCATCTTTATCACCTTCATACTTTCCTTTATTTCCATAGTGTTGCCAAACTTTACTCATTGAAGATTTAGTATACTGTTTGGTAAATTCCCAATCACTTTTATTCTCTACTTTTGATCGAATCACTACTAAAGTTCTGTCTGGTGCTAACGGAATAGCATGAAAAGTATTCCATTGCGCTTCTCCTTCTGTAATTCCAATATTTGGAAATAACCATGGAACATAAGCGCCAATTTTATCTCTTGGTACACTTTCTATTAAAGGAAATTGAGCGGCATTTTCAACATCATTTAAATACTCATCCACCAAAGGTTCATAAAACCAATAATGCGGACCTTTCCAACCGAATTCAGCTTTTGCATGATTATACATGTTTAAAGTTCCTTCATGTAAATGTGCTAAATGATAATGATCTATATAATTTTCAACTACTATCTTCCAATTCGCTTGAATTTCTTTAGAATAAAATGGTTCTCCATCAGTTTCACTCCACTCGACTAATTCTTCAACGACATGCGGACCTAAATAAGATTCTACTTCTCCAAAAAACTCCATAATACTTGGTGCATTTTTCTCAGGATGAACAAATAACATTCCTTTGAAAATATCAACAGAAGCCTCATGTAAATTAAGTTCACATTCGTGCAATTCTTTATTGCATAAATCTGGGAATTCTTCTTCTCTTTTAGGAATACTAATTAATTTTCCTTCCAAATCATACGTCCAATCATGATAAGGACATGTAATCGCTTTTTGTGCTTTACCCACGGCTCTCAATAATTGAGTTCCTCTGTGACGACACATATTATGAAAAGCTCGTAATCTGTGATCTCTTCCTTTTACAATGAAAATATTATTTAAACCGGCTTGTACGGAAATATAATCTCCAGGATTTGAAACATCTTCAACTAACCCTGCATATTGCCAAGTTGTAGAAAATAAGTGTTTCATTTCTAAATCAAACCACTCTTTCGATGTATATGCTTCAATCGGAAGTACATGCATTTTCCTTTGATTCTCCATTATCTTAATTTATTTTGGAAATATATTTTTAATCACCTTTCCTTTCGTCCAAACTTCTTTATAAGGTTTTCCTTCAACCGTCATCAAAGCTTCTAATTTATTATAATCTTTTAAAGTAAAAATTACTTCATAATAACTTCCATCTGGTAAATACATCTTTCCGTTATTATATATATTCCCTTGTTTTTCAACATCAGTAAG
This genomic window from Tenacibaculum sp. 190524A05c contains:
- the mnmE gene encoding tRNA uridine-5-carboxymethylaminomethyl(34) synthesis GTPase MnmE, translating into MQTNVNDTIIALATPSGVGAISVIRLSGEDSIQIVSQFFKSVRKNKLLSEQKTHTVHLGHIIEKERIIDEVLVSVFKNPNSYTGENVVEISCHGSVFIQQEILQLFLRNGCRMADNGEFTMRAFLNGKMDLSQAEAVADVIASNSEASHQMAIQQMRGGITNELKELRGQLLDFAALIELELDFSGEDVEFADRTKFNALVNTISSVLKRLIDSFAFGNAMKNGIPVAIIGEPNVGKSTLLNALLNEEKAIVSDIAGTTRDAIEDELIIDGVAFRFIDTAGIRETEDVVESIGIQKAYEKADNAQLVILLVNAEKVVTKSSVILSEVAKVKERFSNKRVLVIANKIDSLSEESITQLKYLLPDGMLLSAKQKVGVDTLKNELTSLVNKGALSNNETIVTNSRHFEALTNALESINSVANGIELGISSDLFAIDIRECLRHLGNITGEYDVDKDILGHIFSNFCIGK
- a CDS encoding cold-shock protein, producing the protein MQEGTVKFFNESKGFGFIKSESGQDIFVHISGLIDDINEGDKVEYETEEGRKGINAVNVKVIG
- the rpsU gene encoding 30S ribosomal protein S21; the encoded protein is MLIIKVKDGENIDRALKRYRRKHRDTKLMRELRERKEYTKESVRRRAEVKKAQYKERVFFKND
- a CDS encoding adenylate/guanylate cyclase domain-containing protein translates to MSTNNKQFFKFILQSILFWVVALFAFAIFRFYGIEQESLLPTAENTTNQEILNPYLVSLFLGLGLGLLYGIVDYLYERFFLKKVGLGVGLLLNTFLHFISTIFVFTFGLNLIAKIFSLSINLEIGWWLTYKRFWAAILYIILSSLVFSFLKIAKERFGTGVFVKMLLGRYKIPQEEERIFMFLDLKDSTTIAEKLGHNLYSQFIQDCFYDLNEVVLFYDAEIYQYVGDEVVLSWPYHKGLANNNCIGVFFAFELKRETRKEYYLKKYGVFPMFKAGIHGGSLMAAEVGFVKKELAYHGDVINTSARIQAECNKHNVSLLISENLLKNLKGKSVSSSNFLGSVLLKGKEKEVKIHSILYDV
- a CDS encoding potassium channel family protein: MYKKLYKNRFEIFLITQLTILFGSLFFPFDFFEYKLLPILYLISIGAGILMISKNKKLTWFFIILFGIAATVFGFDMIARKQNSENLIIRLSIYFIFHVFVTWNIIKQVWKAKRVTKNVIIGLMSGYISLGFLAFFLFMSIELTNTEAFRGFLMENSSDINLRSDSLLYYAFITLLTIGYGEIVPAIPIAQKAAILVGLVGQFYMVIITAVVIEKYIRHSSADIEK
- a CDS encoding aldose epimerase family protein; amino-acid sequence: MNITANSTDVKNILLKNNSGLELSILNYGATIQSLKVPSKNGSKVNVVAGLYKPEDYTKDLYKKHNICLGASIGRYAGRVSGGKFTIHDKVYSLPVKNGLHLHGGNEGFDKKIWNIDTISDDQNSVTLSYESKHLEEGYPGNLKVSVTYTLVDFNVDITYKATTDKSTVINLANHAYFNLDGQGTILNHELQINNTHHLEVDSNLFPTGKVLPSKQTRFDYSKSSVINRKDFKGFDDTFVLGDEELAAILTSKVTGIEMRVTTNQPALVIYTKDKFPTIPLSANYMDYPAICFEAQNFPDAPNNKNFPSCLLNPEETYENKTRFSFSINE
- a CDS encoding G8 domain-containing protein, with protein sequence MKSHKLLYLVVLFALTFFNSEAQTPIQVAGTPTKTAIQNGNWTDVNTWGGSLPQNDDRILIPSNITVTVDGMIPQEFKSVRIAMQGTLQYATNVNTELRTEFLVSEMGANFNIGTPSNPINSNVNASLVFAWRGGTTKAQDNNRFVPGAVLMGPVRMEGSPKTSWTTVANYPLAGDNQLTLKQTPTGWKIGDKLTVAGTDVDDYQSDEVVTITGISGTTIMLSNSLIKNHQPPTELNNLVDVHVSNNTRNIVISSENSSVTALSGVNGYDKPRGHIMFMHNSNVQIRNVETNNLGRTDKTIELDDWSVPEEGPEDQPDPRFSTTVPYPAGAGRNPRGRYSIHFHRSLDRDANKALVEGCVVNNDPGWAFVNHSSYVDFINNVSYGVVGSAYCTEAGDELGSFKNNIAIRTYNPNEPLNLGRPMDGVLGINGGRTDGLTDGREQISDFAHQGDGFWLHSTGVTLEGNVVSGCSGHAYIYWTEGLWESLRGRPQMQNKIDLYVPPTEFPNLNAELKTQVAQHPNWIFDVWYVLPRPFKNNIGYTTAQGFRGDYIMTEFHENGETTSREYNMMPTNYRNTMNLIIENSLFWGIRRTGMQFENCAQITIKNNKIYGYGASTGFAPWNPNPNPYPGRLEIEPHSIGIDLDHYHNTRNWTIENNVISGWDGASQALTLPMNATVRVNGGTFDNSGTDIFIREVNWNKNWIDRIIDNTETTSTPSSFVNPTPTDLTTPWRTINIEGNIVFNNSTKNIVLDAQFHLLNNAGDAFALLHPDGSGVKMTTYFLLPDDIRLNFGDFNNTKVYFDEQDPNFVPVPTSDLLTPYLYPTEDLFPERVTPGQYLNKSNAQLKSEFGSSFGGEFLPTNATTHPMISGGKIVNSTLSNPDIPIEENKCIIYPNPASSSFSIKSINRDLDVHIYSLQGNLIKTTSSTQNGIDVSQLSTGIYIVQIQDQNSNFVCTKKLIKK
- a CDS encoding ferredoxin--NADP reductase: MSNFYSLKVSEIKEQTSEAVAVSFDVPVELYDEFNYKPGQYLTLKFNIEEEEVRRSYSLCSSPFLEEAPTIGVKRVKNGLVSNYINDNLKVGDEVEVMIPNGRFFADVKADNYKTYYLFAAGSGITPILSILKSVLIGEPNSYIHMIYGNTNQETVLFKSELEKLRKEYPTRLILVHSLSKPKTSWFSSKKEFEYRKGRVDSEAINWFINEYPPYAQNTEYFICGPGKMIENTKEALKNIDVPDNRIFIESFGESSTNNNLVGIEKAALKAKLNNQEINISIEKGETVLRALLNNKFNPPYSCEGGVCSSCVCKLKKGKVTMKKNMALSEKEVKEGYILTCQSIALTKEIEVVFE
- a CDS encoding aromatic ring-hydroxylating dioxygenase subunit alpha produces the protein MENQRKMHVLPIEAYTSKEWFDLEMKHLFSTTWQYAGLVEDVSNPGDYISVQAGLNNIFIVKGRDHRLRAFHNMCRHRGTQLLRAVGKAQKAITCPYHDWTYDLEGKLISIPKREEEFPDLCNKELHECELNLHEASVDIFKGMLFVHPEKNAPSIMEFFGEVESYLGPHVVEELVEWSETDGEPFYSKEIQANWKIVVENYIDHYHLAHLHEGTLNMYNHAKAEFGWKGPHYWFYEPLVDEYLNDVENAAQFPLIESVPRDKIGAYVPWLFPNIGITEGEAQWNTFHAIPLAPDRTLVVIRSKVENKSDWEFTKQYTKSSMSKVWQHYGNKGKYEGDKDDPMASGDFMAEDIYACEQQQKSLSSPYFSVGARAQKGEYAIVRFQEEVKKWMIANGAKI